A part of Myxococcus landrumus genomic DNA contains:
- a CDS encoding MXAN_5187 C-terminal domain-containing protein, producing MPPPDARQSAAKTPSAKPQADTSSSEAVLQECEALEAELAALRNLFEQYFMGADRHPPTKAHDDFKKRVNRLKTSFIRSTAAKFRVGSLHSKFLTYDRLWMRTLQEIEAGTYKRDLFKARRRAEARGGAPKDPKKNVVELPEDISDMDFEEVEEFVRPRPVNEPPLAAAIATAAAAASAPTGTPFRGTPTVASAAATPSMPSVAPVARSGVPGVAPVTPVPSVAPVAGTPPRGQPTVAPAAGTPPRGQPTVAPVAGTPPRGLPTVTQPLGGTPARSGAPVPPGMATARPAGTAPGAGAGGVPRVTAPVAAAAPRPPAATGGGGMSDDKLRAVYDAYVTAKRRCQEDTSKLSYESVAATLRKQVPELLKQHNAKAVEFKVVIKDGKASLKAVPK from the coding sequence ATGCCGCCCCCCGACGCCCGACAGTCCGCCGCAAAGACTCCCTCCGCGAAGCCCCAGGCGGACACCAGCTCCAGCGAGGCCGTGCTGCAGGAGTGCGAGGCGCTCGAGGCGGAGCTGGCCGCGTTGCGCAACCTCTTCGAGCAGTACTTCATGGGCGCGGACCGTCATCCGCCCACGAAGGCGCATGACGACTTCAAGAAGCGGGTGAACCGGCTCAAGACGTCCTTCATCCGCAGCACGGCCGCCAAGTTCCGGGTGGGCTCGCTGCACAGCAAGTTCCTCACCTACGACCGTCTCTGGATGCGCACGCTCCAGGAAATCGAGGCGGGCACGTACAAGCGGGACCTCTTCAAGGCCCGTCGCCGCGCCGAGGCCCGGGGTGGGGCGCCGAAGGACCCGAAGAAGAACGTGGTGGAGCTGCCGGAAGACATCTCCGACATGGACTTCGAGGAGGTGGAGGAGTTCGTCCGCCCCCGCCCCGTCAACGAGCCCCCGCTGGCCGCGGCCATTGCGACGGCAGCGGCCGCAGCCTCCGCACCCACGGGGACTCCGTTCCGAGGGACCCCGACGGTGGCCTCGGCCGCCGCGACTCCGTCCATGCCGAGCGTGGCGCCCGTCGCGCGAAGTGGCGTGCCGGGTGTGGCGCCCGTGACGCCGGTTCCCTCGGTGGCGCCGGTGGCTGGAACGCCGCCACGAGGACAGCCCACGGTGGCACCGGCAGCGGGAACGCCGCCGCGAGGACAGCCCACGGTGGCGCCGGTGGCGGGGACGCCTCCGCGCGGATTGCCGACGGTGACGCAGCCGCTCGGTGGGACTCCGGCGAGGAGCGGTGCGCCAGTGCCTCCGGGGATGGCCACCGCGAGGCCCGCGGGGACGGCCCCAGGAGCGGGCGCGGGTGGGGTGCCCAGGGTGACGGCGCCAGTCGCCGCCGCGGCGCCTCGGCCTCCTGCGGCGACGGGAGGCGGCGGCATGTCGGACGACAAGCTGCGGGCCGTGTACGACGCCTACGTCACCGCGAAGCGGCGCTGCCAGGAGGACACCTCGAAGCTGTCCTACGAGTCCGTGGCGGCGACGTTGCGCAAGCAGGTGCCGGAGCTGCTCAAGCAGCACAACGCGAAGGCGGTGGAGTTCAAGGTCGTCATCAAGGACGGCAAGGCTTCGCTCAAGGCCGTGCCGAAGTAG
- a CDS encoding prolipoprotein diacylglyceryl transferase, protein MLPVLFRFTFTSLWAQLLLYAVAVGTVGYIVFNGWRGALGELDAKTRVRAPVNTTDRVLRAAGFGVAGAVLAWFGLKYALPAEAFPGGKGEGIPLHTYGVLLAAGFMTALTVAGRLAQDEWRQLKLVDGQWVDVEGPKKREQVMDMAFWLLVGGIGGSRLLFVLVNWKDYARDWTQVLSLGGGLVFYGGLIGAAVAAWFFARAHGMDFLRLADVCIPTVSLGQCLGRLGCFSAGCCWGDVAPAGSATAVHFPGAGLAQDLLGQVGSASSLAYSSQVEDTRFVVESTGQVLHQAVPEAVRISDWVLQHGHTLGVYPTQLFESLGQLGLFVGLLYARRFRRFHGQIFALWLMAYAVLRSTVELFRGDVERGTLHGLLESMGAQGLAEVVPLEAWYNISTSQFISLCMFAFGATLLYQKGRRGVGAEPSGGLGPTPTAA, encoded by the coding sequence ATGCTCCCCGTCCTCTTCCGCTTCACCTTCACCAGCTTGTGGGCGCAGCTGCTGCTGTACGCGGTGGCCGTGGGCACGGTGGGCTACATCGTCTTCAACGGGTGGCGGGGCGCGCTGGGTGAGCTGGACGCGAAGACGCGGGTGCGAGCTCCGGTGAACACCACGGACCGGGTGCTGCGCGCCGCGGGCTTCGGTGTCGCGGGCGCGGTGCTGGCGTGGTTCGGCTTGAAGTACGCGCTGCCCGCGGAGGCCTTCCCGGGAGGCAAGGGCGAGGGCATTCCGCTGCACACCTATGGCGTGCTCCTCGCCGCGGGCTTCATGACGGCACTGACGGTGGCGGGCCGGCTCGCCCAGGACGAGTGGCGTCAGCTCAAGCTGGTGGATGGCCAGTGGGTGGATGTGGAGGGCCCGAAGAAGCGCGAGCAGGTGATGGACATGGCCTTCTGGCTGCTCGTGGGTGGCATTGGCGGCAGCCGCCTGCTCTTCGTGCTGGTGAACTGGAAGGACTACGCGCGCGACTGGACGCAGGTGCTCTCGCTGGGCGGAGGGCTTGTCTTCTACGGCGGGTTGATTGGCGCGGCGGTGGCGGCGTGGTTCTTCGCGCGTGCCCACGGCATGGACTTCCTGCGGCTGGCGGACGTGTGCATCCCCACGGTGTCGCTGGGCCAGTGCCTGGGGCGGCTGGGGTGCTTCAGTGCGGGGTGCTGCTGGGGGGATGTGGCGCCCGCGGGCTCGGCGACCGCGGTGCACTTCCCGGGGGCGGGGCTCGCGCAGGACCTGCTGGGACAGGTGGGCAGCGCGTCCAGCCTGGCGTACTCGTCGCAGGTGGAGGACACGCGCTTCGTCGTGGAGTCGACGGGGCAAGTGCTCCATCAGGCGGTGCCCGAGGCGGTGCGCATCTCCGACTGGGTGCTCCAGCACGGGCACACGCTGGGCGTCTATCCCACGCAGCTCTTCGAATCGCTGGGGCAGTTGGGGCTCTTCGTGGGGCTCTTGTATGCGCGGCGCTTCCGCCGCTTCCACGGGCAGATTTTCGCGCTCTGGCTGATGGCGTACGCGGTGCTGCGCAGCACGGTGGAGCTGTTCCGGGGCGACGTGGAGCGCGGCACGCTGCACGGCCTGCTGGAGTCGATGGGGGCCCAGGGGCTGGCGGAGGTGGTGCCGCTGGAGGCCTGGTACAACATCTCGACCAGCCAGTTCATCTCGCTGTGCATGTTCGCCTTCGGGGCAACCTTGCTCTACCAGAAGGGGCGGCGAGGGGTGGGGGCCGAGCCCTCCGGCGGACTGGGCCCTACACCGACAGCGGCGTGA